One Saccharomyces kudriavzevii IFO 1802 strain IFO1802 genome assembly, chromosome: 7 DNA segment encodes these proteins:
- the CDC20 gene encoding ubiquitin-protein transferase activating protein CDC20 (similar to Saccharomyces cerevisiae CDC20 (YGL116W); ancestral locus Anc_6.135) — protein sequence MSENSRDKSNAAISGNRSVLSVASPTKLNILSSDWSRNQGKVSKNSLKRSSSLNIRNTKRTNLQASANHIHARPKITIGAPPLIRRDSSFFKDEFEVKKDKPTFSVYSSRSYTATGSDSATPQTSLSQPTTSRDSDEQFTVAADRYIPILQGASQNKVDPETLHEALPPPNASPISHLRAQTKIVFKQNVAEACGLDMNKRILQYMPEPPKCSSSRQKSYIMKKRTHYSYQQEQKIPDLIKLRKINTNPERILDAPGFQDDFYLNLLSWSKKNVLAIALDTALYLWNATSGDVSLLTDFENTKICSVTWSDDDCHISIGKEDGNTEIWDIETMSLIRTMRSNLGVRIGSLSWLDTLVATGSRSGEIQINDVRIKQHIVSTWAEHTGEVCGLSYKSDGLQLASGGNDNTVMIWDTRTSLPQFSKKTHTAAVKALSWCPYSPNVLASGGGQTDKHIHFWNSITGAKVGSINTGSQVSSLHWGQSHTSTSGGATMNKEIVATGGNPENAISVYNYDTKFKVAEVVHAHEARICCSQLSPDGTTLATVGGDENLKFYKIFDPRSTERLREKGGVMDGMLGMIGKEECGRNDKENRSKSSNEIHTRRPSSSTSQFLIR from the coding sequence AAACCAGGGTAAAGTTTctaaaaattcattgaaaaggtCGAGCTCATTGAACATCAGAAACACAAAACGCACCAATTTGCAAGCTTCTGCCAATCATATTCATGCAAGACCCAAAATTACAATCGGAGCACCACCTCTGATCAGACGagattcttcatttttcaaagatgaatTCGAGGTCAAGAAGGACAAACCAACATTTTCAGTATATTCCTCTCGTTCATATACCGCAACTGGGTCAGACAGTGCAACCCCTCAAACATCTCTATCGCAGCCAACGACCTCTAGAGATTCTGATGAACAGTTTACTGTGGCAGCAGATAGGTACATTCCAATTCTACAGGGTGCTTCTCAAAATAAAGTCGATCCTGAAACTTTGCACGAGGCGCTACCACCTCCTAACGCTTCCCCAATCTCGCACTTGAGGGCACAAACTAAAATAGTCTTTAAACAAAATGTAGCTGAGGCGTGTGGCCTAGATATGAATAAAAGAATACTACAATACATGCCTGAACCACCAAAATGCTCTTCCTCCAGACAGAAAAGCTATattatgaagaaaaggacaCACTATAGTTATcagcaagaacaaaagatcCCGGACTTAATAAAGTTGAGAAAAATCAACACCAATCCAGAAAGAATTCTTGATGCACCCGGTTTTCAAGACGACTTTTATTTAAACTTGTTAAGTTGGTCCAAGAAAAACGTCTTGGCTATAGCACTGGATACTGCATTGTATCTGTGGAATGCCACCAGTGGGGATGTTTCATTGTTAacagattttgaaaacactAAAATATGTAGTGTTACTTGGTCTGATGATGATTGTCACATTTCTATCGGTAAAGAGGACGGGAATACAGAAATTTGGGACATTGAAACCATGTCTTTAATAAGAACTATGAGGTCCAATCTGGGAGTTCGCATTGGCTCGTTGTCTTGGTTAGATACACTAGTCGCAACAGGAAGCCGCAGTggagaaattcaaattaATGATGTCAGGATCAAACAGCATATCGTATCTACATGGGCAGAGCACACAGGCGAAGTCTGTGGCTTGAGCTACAAAAGTGACGGACTACAACTTGCGTCTGGTGGTAATGACAACACCGTAATGATTTGGGATACGAGAACTTCTTTACCTCAGTTTTCGAAAAAGACGCATACTGCAGCTGTCAAGGCACTAAGTTGGTGTCCATACTCGCCAAACGTTTTAGCCTCCGGGGGTGGCCAAACAGATAAGCAtatccatttttggaataGTATAACGGGCGCAAAGGTCGGTTCAATCAATACCGGATCTCAGGTGAGCTCTTTACACTGGGGCCAAAGTCACACATCCACTAGTGGTGGTGCCACAATGAACAAGGAAATTGTTGCTACAGGAGGCAATCCGGAGAACGCCATTTCTGTTTATAATTATGACACGAAATTTAAAGTTGCTGAAGTAGTCCATGCTCATGAAGCAAGAATATGTTGCTCTCAGTTATCCCCCGATGGGACCACATTGGCTACTGTTGGAGGGGATGAAAACTTAAAATTTTACAAGATCTTTGATCCAAGAAGCACAGAAAGACTCAGAGAAAAAGGCGGAGTCATGGATGGTATGCTGGGCATGATTGGCAAGGAAGAATGTGGCagaaatgataaagagAATCGTTCTAAGAGTTCGAATGAGATTCATACAAGACGGCCTTCTTCAAGCACCAGCCAATTTTTAATTAGATga
- the SKDI07G1450 gene encoding uncharacterized protein (similar to Saccharomyces cerevisiae YGL114W; ancestral locus Anc_6.137), whose product MPQFGSNQEAQRVPWDNKPALKQITLRATIAGITIGSLVLTSNFQFGLQTGWVSMMSLPSALLACAFFKNVWPLIFPNDRPFSDVENVYVQSMAVAVGTGPLAFGFVGVIPAIEKFLTNHESGGLREQGQSFTFRELLIWSTALAFFGIFFAVPLRKQVIVREKLPFPSGSATATLISVLNGTEILQEVSKSELLEMRQRRLNECPEVLQPNGDPEEVDYLINSSRSDLGEYSATSQDDNSILSSGSENYRANIIILFKTFVASSLYTMVSYFIPVIRSIPVFGKYLSNNYLWNFQPSPAYIGQGIIMGLPTVSYMLIGCFLGWAALAPLAKYKGWVPPDADVHDWENGVQGWILWSSLSIMVADSVVAFIVVTVKSIVKFILIDDKAALLNNIIDDTFQSMLLEEERAINSSRRNTNVDGRQDTVRLVSRENEIEVDSKHLVRYTTVISGCLVSSIICIVSIIYLFGIQVIPLYAIITALILALFLSILGIRALGETDLNPVSGIGKISQLIFAFIIPRNRPGSVLMNVVSGGIAEASAQQAGDLMQDLKTGHLLGASPRAQFCAQLIGACWSIILSSFMYMCYNKVYTIPSEQFRIPTAVVWIDCARLVTGKGLPEKALECSMILGAIFAVLSLIRNTYRDYGYGWILYIPSGVAVGVGIFNSPSFTIARFIGGWASHLWLKSHRGDLNAKTKMIVFSSGLVLGEGIFSVMNMVFTCLNIPHY is encoded by the coding sequence ATGCCTCAATTTGGATCAAATCAAGAAGCGCAGCGAGTGCCATGGGATAACAAACCTGCTTTGAAGCAGATAACACTCCGAGCGACCATTGCAGGTATCACTATAGGATCTTTGGTACTAACATCAAACTTCCAGTTTGGCCTGCAAACTGGCTGGGTCTCCATGATGTCTTTACCATCGGCATTATTAGCGTGTGCTTTTTTTAAGAATGTCTGGCCGCTGATATTCCCTAATGACAGACCATTCAGTGATGTGGAAAATGTATATGTACAGAGTATGGCTGTAGCTGTTGGAACAGGTCCGTTAGCCTTTGGATTTGTCGGCGTTATACCTGCCATCGAGAAGTTTCTTACAAACCACGAGAGTGGCGGGTTAAGAGAACAAGGACAGTCGTTTACCTTTAGGGAATTGTTAATATGGTCCACCGCCTTGGCTTTCtttggtattttctttgcagTCCCTCTTAGAAAGCAAGTGATTGTCAGAGAAAAACTTCCCTTTCCCAGTGGCAGCGCCACGGCAACTTTAATTTCAGTACTAAATGGGACAGAGATTTTACAAGAAGTTTCCAAGTCAGAGTTATTGGAAATGAGACAAAGAAGATTAAATGAATGTCCTGAGGTATTGCAACCGAATGGAGACCCAGAAGAGGTAGATTATTTAATAAACTCTTCTCGTAGTGATCTTGGCGAGTATTCGGCAACCAGCCAAGATGATAATTCCATCCTTTCTAGTGGTTCTGAAAACTACAGAGcaaatattattattttgttcaaaaccTTTGTTGCTTCATCACTCTACACCATGGTCTCGTACTTTATACCAGTAATACGGTCTATTCCGGTATTCGGAAAATACCTCTCGAACAATTATCTCTGGAATTTTCAACCGTCACCTGCATATATAGGTCAAGGAATAATAATGGGTCTTCCAACAGTTTCGTACATGCTCATAGGGTGTTTCCTAGGGTGGGCGGCGTTAGCTCCACTAGCAAAATACAAAGGGTGGGTGCCACCGGATGCTGATGTCCATGACTGGGAAAATGGTGTACAAGGATGGATTCTTTGGTCTTCCCTTTCAATTATGGTTGCTGACAGTGTTGTCGCTTTCATTGTAGTGACAGTAAAGTCCATTGTAAAATTCATTCTCATAGATGATAAAGCCGCTCTATTGAACAACATCATTGATGACACATTTCAATCCATGCTACTAGAAGAGGAACGTGCCATTAATAGCAGCAGGAGAAATACAAACGTGGATGGAAGACAAGACACCGTAAGATTAGTGAGTAGAGAGAACGAAATCGAAGTAGATTCTAAGCATCTGGTTCGCTATACTACCGTTATCAGCGGATGCTTAGTCTCCTCAATAATATGCATAGTTTCCATAATATATCTTTTTGGCATACAAGTTATCCCTCTATATGCCATCATTACTGCATTAATACTTGCATTGTTTCTATCTATTCTCGGTATTCGAGCACTTGGAGAAACTGATTTGAATCCTGTGAGCGGAATAGGTAAGATTTCTCAACTGATATTTGCTTTCATTATACCTAGGAATAGGCCTGGATCTGTTTTGATGAATGTCGTATCCGGAGGTATTGCAGAAGCTTCTGCCCAACAGGCAGGCGATTTAATGCaggatttgaaaacagGACACCTCCTTGGTGCCTCTCCAAGGGCTCAATTCTGTGCCCAGCTGATAGGTGCCTGTTGGTCTATTATTCTGTCTAGTTTCATGTACATGTGCTACAATAAGGTTTATACTATTCCAAGTGAACAATTCAGGATACCGACGGCAGTAGTATGGATTGACTGTGCAAGACTGGTAACTGGTAAAGGCCTCCCGGAGAAGGCCTTAGAATGTTCCATGATTCTCGGCGCCATATTTGCTGTGTTGTCCCTAATCAGAAACACTTACAGGGATTATGGCTATGGATGGATATTATATATTCCCTCCGGGGTAGCAGTTGGTGTTGGTATATTCAATTCTCCCAGTTTTACCATTGCTAGATTTATCGGAGGATGGGCGTCACACCTTTGGCTAAAAAGCCATAGGGGTGATTTGAATGcaaagacaaaaatgatTGTATTTAGTTCCGGATTGGTCCTAGGCGAAGGTATCTTTAGCGTGATGAATATGGTCTTCACCTGCTTGAATATTCCCCattattga
- the SLD3 gene encoding Sld3p (similar to Saccharomyces cerevisiae SLD3 (YGL113W); ancestral locus Anc_6.140), with translation METWEVLASVKEATKGLDLSLDSPFIIRSEDLPIHVLRLLQQKNRRQLKHICVKSEKDYFLLEEYGPGFWVKWPYNYFNEYSLPEKNGEIVASLERDRAKRETSRTWNELKFKELLDFWSEESKVSHELEKDKSPKLDMKPPNMKDESRTNKDYSDPKEYIESKYYDALFSIRTPLAYFVKSNLVRLKNTCRTKYGNDSYKIAYQAILQKFLLSIVQFNSRHDNRILLEPLSSPIADVKRKGCLTKFIIQINNKNDSTAADLCVILKSREIKLQVILLLEMIGLNNLDWNFKDFEKRYKSKLKKRSLNLTKKGLIRRRPKKIINEPDKNIAQAATSLDYCEQLDLYLDRACILDILLSSETPNPDAINATNGTIQEHKKNILNRNKEASLVGFINYILIPYFTKKVPHAVEFIIQKLKGPSMRPKKAPKKISNGTNETSHSTVDVYSKLPINQRTSRSLIIKSVPSSPALRGTDSHVFNRMSKTSPAPELLNFRTNSNLNEFLESDTRSLKRPFQLGRTKSDLAMNHLQKRQFSVSDLNTTRVPNPSAAPLKTFSRTAVSAHTITNNSFRRVGKRKDINETVHFSESINSEENVQVQATPASKKRTATPNKRAQLQSIVESPLNVKADPPKDAGNSQKNISPIVPVSINTSSEKSSKRKVRRRLFAPEAT, from the coding sequence ATGGAAACATGGGAAGTCCTAGCATCGGTAAAAGAAGCAACAAAGGGTCTTGATTTAAGCTTAGATTCTCCATTTATTATCAGATCCGAAGATCTGCCCATTCACGTTCTTCGGTTACTACAACAAAAGAATCGCCGTCAGTTGAAGCACATCTGTGTGAAGTCTGAGAAGGATTACTTTCTTTTAGAGGAGTATGGACCAGGATTTTGGGTGAAATGGCCGTACAATTATTTTAATGAGTATAGCTtaccagaaaaaaatggagaaaTTGTAGCATCCCTAGAAAGAGATAGAGCCAAACGTGAGACATCGAGAACATGGAACGAATTGAAGTTCAAGGAACTCCTTGATTTTTGGTCAGAAGAATCAAAGGTCTCACACGAGCTTGAAAAGGACAAAAGTCCTAAACTGGATATGAAGCCCCCGAATATGAAAGACGAATCGAGGACTAATAAAGATTACTCCGATCCTAAAGAGTACATAGAAAGCAAATATTACGATGCTCTCTTCTCCATACGCACGCCTCTAGCATACTTTGTCAAGTCGAATTTAGTAAGACTAAAAAATACATGCCGAACGAAATATGGGAACGATAGTTACAAAATAGCCTACCAAGCCATCCTGCAGAAGTTTCTTCTGTCAATTGTGCAATTTAACAGTAGACACGATAATAGAATTTTGTTAGAGCCTCTTTCGAGTCCCATAGCGGatgtaaaaagaaagggtTGTCTCACAAAATTTATTATACaaatcaataataaaaatgattcAACTGCTGCTGATTTATGTGTCATATTAAAATCTCGAGAGATAAAACTGCAGGTAATATTGTTATTGGAGATGATAGGACTGAACAATCTAGATTGGAActtcaaagattttgaaaaaaggtaTAAATcgaaattaaaaaagaGATCACTTAATTTGACGAAAAAGGGATTGATTCGTCGAAGGCCGAAGAAGATCATTAACGAGCCAGACAAAAATATTGCGCAAGCAGCAACCTCTTTGGATTATTGTGAGCAGTTAGATTTGTACTTAGATAGGGCCTGTATCCTGGATATTTTACTATCAAGTGAAACACCTAATCCAGATGCCATAAATGCAACGAATGGAACAATACAAGagcataaaaaaaacattctgAATAGGAATAAAGAAGCTTCGCTGGTTGGATTTATAAATTATATTCTTATCCCTTACTTTACGAAGAAGGTTCCGCATGCCGTCGAATTTATAATCCAAAAGCTTAAGGGACCAAGCATGAGACCAAAAAAAGCTCCTAAAAAGATCAGCAATGGTACCAATGAGACCTCGCATAGTACAGTGGACGTATATAGCAAATTACCAATTAACCAGCGTACCTCTCGTTCTTTGATCATAAAGTCTGTTCCCTCATCACCTGCATTGAGAGGGACAGACTCTCACGTCTTTAATAGAATGTCGAAAACGTCTCCTGCCCCTgaacttttgaattttagaACAAACTCCAACTTAAATGAATTTCTCGAAAGTGATACTAGGAGCTTGAAGCGTCCTTTCCAACTAGGAAGAACGAAGTCCGATCTAGCCATGAACCACTTACAGAAAAGAcaattttcagtttctgACTTAAACACGACAAGAGTACCGAATCCATCAGCTGCCCCACTCAAAACATTCTCACGTACGGCTGTCAGTGCACATACCATTACGAATAATTCCTTTCGTAGAGTTGGAAAACGTAAAGATATTAATGAAACGGTGCATTTTAGCGAGAGCATAAATTCCGAAGAGAACGTACAAGTTCAGGCTACTCCAGCatccaaaaaaaggacAGCAACACCTAATAAGAGGGCACAACTACAAAGCATCGTTGAGTCACCACTAAATGTCAAGGCTGATCCGCCAAAAGATGCTGGAAActcccaaaaaaatatctccCCCATTGTCCCTGTTTCTATCAATACCTCCTCAGAAAAGAGctcgaaaagaaaagtcaGAAGACGTTTATTTGCGCCTGAGGCAACGTAG
- the TAF6 gene encoding TATA-binding protein-associated factor TAF6 (similar to Saccharomyces cerevisiae TAF6 (YGL112C); ancestral locus Anc_6.141): MSTQQQSYTIWSPQDTVKDVAESLGLENINDDVLKALAMDVEYRILEIIEQAVKFKRHSKRDVLTTDDVSKALRVLNVEPLYGYYDGSEVNRAVSFSKVNTSGGQSVYYLDEEEVDFDKLINEPLPQVPRLPTFTTHWLAVEGVQPAIIQNPNLNDIRVSQPPFIRGAIVTALNDNSFQTPASSSAANASVADTSASQHLSNVKPGQNTEVKPLVKHVLSKELQIYFNKVVSTLTAKNQTDENAQHMKQAALTSLRTDSGLHQLVPYFIQFIAEQITQNLSDLQLLTTILEMIYSLLSNSSIFLDPYIHSLMPSILTLLLAKKLGGSPKDDSPQETHEFLERTNALRDFAASLLDYVLKKFPQAYKSLKPRVTRTLLKTFLDINRVFGTYYGCLKGVSVLEGESIRFFLGNLNNWARLVFSESGTTLDNIEEYLKDETNSTRTKFTKEETHILVETVISALLVLKKDLPDLYEGKGEEVTDEDKEKLVERCGVTIGYYILKRDDAKDLISAVFFGE; encoded by the coding sequence ATGTCTACACAGCAGCAGTCATATACAATTTGGTCTCCACAAGATACTGTCAAGGATGTTGCCGAATCGCTTGGgttagaaaatataaatgatGATGTCTTGAAAGCGCTTGCTATGGACGTGGAATACCGTATTTTAGAGATCATTGAACAGGCAGTTAAATTTAAGAGGCATTCTAAAAGAGATGTACTCACTACAGATGATGTATCGAAGGCGCTACGTGTTTTGAACGTGGAACCTTTATATGGATATTATGACGGCTCCGAGGTTAATAGAGCTGTATCGTTTAGCAAAGTTAATACATCTGGAGGACAATCAGTCTACTATTTGGACGAAGAAGAGGTGGACTTTGATAAGCTAATAAATGAGCCATTACCTCAAGTACCCCGTCTACCAACTTTTACCACGCATTGGCTGGCTGTTGAAGGTGTTCAACCTGCTATAATCCAAAATCCAAATTTGAACGATATAAGAGTATCTCAACCACCGTTTATTAGGGGCGCCATTGTCACTGCTTTGAATGATAATAGCTTTCAAACACCTGCGTCGTCTTCGGCAGCAAATGCTTCCGTGGCGGATACCAGTGCCTCTCAACATCTTTCTAACGTTAAACCAGGACAGAATACCGAGGTTAAACCACTAGTAAAACATGTACTATCCAAAGAGTTACAGATTtatttcaataaagttGTTTCAACTTTGACCGCAAAGAACCAAACCGATGAAAACGCACAGCATATGAAACAAGCTGCTTTGACCTCTTTAAGGACTGACAGCGGCTTGCACCAACTGGTTCCatattttattcaatttattGCCGAACAAATCACACAAAACCTTTCCGACCTGCAATTGCTGACGACGATTCTGGAAATGATTTACTCTTTACTAAgtaattcttcaattttcttaGATCCTTATATTCATTCATTAATGCCTTCCATTTTAACGTTGCTATTAGCAAAAAAGCTTGGTGGATCGCCAAAAGATGACTCGCCGCAAGAAACCcatgaatttttggaaagaacAAATGCACTACGTGATTTTGCTGCGTCTTTGCTAGATTacgttttgaaaaaatttcctcAAGCTTACAAATCCCTGAAGCCAAGAGTAACCAGAACATTATTGAAGACATTTCTGGACATCAATCGTGTTTTTGGAACCTATTACGGGTGCTTAAAAGGTGTATCAGTTCTAGAAGGTGAATCTATCAGATTTTTCTTAGGAAACCTGAATAATTGGGCGCGTTTAGTATTTAGTGAAAGCGGAACAACGTTAGATAATATAgaagaatatttgaaagatgaaaCCAATTCGACTAGAACAAAATTCACCAAGGAGGAGACTCATATTTTGGTAGAGACTGTGATTAGTGCATTATTGGTTTTAAAGAAGGATTTGCCTGATTTGTATGAAGGTAAAGGTGAAGAAGTCACGGATGAAGATAAGGAAAAGTTAGTAGAAAGGTGTGGTGTCACCATTGGGTATTATATCTTAAAAAGAGATGATGCAAAAGATTTAATTAGCGCAGTTTTCTTTGGCGAGTAA
- the NSA1 gene encoding ribosome biosynthesis protein NSA1 (similar to Saccharomyces cerevisiae NSA1 (YGL111W); ancestral locus Anc_6.144): protein MRLLISCVDNGSIKEILCNVGTDTSLQTALQPFHVAPHLAEGLKNHINKLWMISENEVILARNSGVVELVKISKHARGDEALQTDTQGEIKDEKDLSNVLPKFDISKFEIVSSVSNLLNDAKLELLSKKSVKRTKLVDEFVTLCPTKKDPLNSTFVAATKSGLLHVIEKGRDGKLKKLTSLEVKAPLEFLQLYDLEDAHDNRILFAYGGEENLVKLVEMKSDFKSMKQIWEAKNVKNDRLDMRVPVWPMALKFLEPSPGVTDKDKLNYQFSTITRWSHLIKYSTQHGRKPFAQIDLLPNREPLSQMEIFDTDGKSITSPLGNLQSKTFDDLNVITADYKRNVFKFDGNGKMLGKIGRGDITGTSTYNHVHNGKYLLQGGLDRYVRVFDIKTNKMLVKAYVSSRINCIIMLDDVDIEMPLSPSAKAAKEKQKRKIAEVEDDADDLWNKLKEKAGTSKDNKKSKN from the coding sequence ATGAGATTATTGATTAGTTGCGTGGATAACGGATCCATAAAGGAAATTTTGTGTAACGTTGGGACTGACACTTCCTTACAAACAGCTCTACAACCATTTCATGTGGCACCTCATCTAGCTGAAGGACTAAAAAATCACATTAACAAGTTATGGATGATATCTGAGAATGAAGTCATCTTGGCAAGGAACTCAGGCGTTGTCGAGCTtgtgaaaatttcaaaacatgCCAGGGGAGATGAAGCTCTACAGACCGATACACAAGGAGAAATTAAAGATGAGAAGGATCTTTCCAATGTTCTTCCCAAATTTGATATATCCAAGTTTGAAATTGTCAGCTCAGTAtcaaatcttttgaatGATGCTAAGCTCGAattactttcaaaaaaatctgtCAAGAGAACCAAACTGGTAGATGAATTTGTCACATTATGCCCTACAAAGAAGGATCCGCTGAATAGCACTTTCGTAGCTGCTACTAAGTCTGGGTTGCTCCATGTTATAGAGAAAGGAAGAGACGGGAAGCTAAAGAAGCTGACATCTCTTGAAGTCAAAGCGCCACTAGAATTTCTTCAGCTATACGATCTAGAGGACGCCCATGACAATAGAATTTTATTTGCATATGgtggagaagaaaacctAGTAAAATTAGTCGAAATGAAGTCGGACTTCAAATCTATGAAGCAAATATGGGAAGCTAAGAATGTCAAGAACGACAGATTGGATATGAGAGTCCCGGTGTGGCCAATGGCTTTAAAATTTCTGGAACCTTCTCCAGGTGTAACTGATAAAGATAAACTGAACTACCAATTTTCCACTATAACACGTTGGTCCCATCTCATTAAGTACAGCACACAGCATGGAAGAAAGCCGTTTGCTCAGATAGATCTATTACCAAATCGTGAACCATTATCCCAAATGGAAATATTTGATACAGATGGAAAAAGCATTACATCTCCCCTGGGAAATTTACAATCTAAAACTTTTGATGACTTGAATGTAATTACTGCTGActacaaaagaaatgtaTTTAAGTTTGACGGCAATGGAAAGATGTTGGGTAAGATAGGCAGAGGTGATATTACTGGTACATCAACTTATAATCATGTTCACAATGGCAAATATCTCTTGCAAGGAGGTCTAGACAGGTATGTCCGTGTCTTCGATATAAAAACCAACAAAATGTTGGTCAAGGCCTACGTTTCGTCGCGCATAAATTGTATCATCATGTTGGATGATGTTGATATTGAAATGCCATTAAGTCCAAGCGCTAAAGCCGCCAAAGAGAagcaaaagagaaagattGCAGAAGTTGAAGACGACGCAGACGATCTTTGGAACAAATTAAAAGAGAAGGCAGGCACATCTAAagataacaagaaaagcaaaaattaA
- the SNF4 gene encoding AMP-activated serine/threonine-protein kinase regulatory subunit SNF4 (similar to Saccharomyces cerevisiae SNF4 (YGL115W); ancestral locus Anc_6.136), translated as MKPAQDSQEKVSIEQQLAVESIRKFLNSKTSYDVLPVSYRLIVLDTSLLVKKSLNVLLQNSIVSAPLWDSKTSRFAGLLTTRDFINVIQYYFSNPDKFELVDKLQLDGLKDIERALGVDQLDTASIHPSRPLFEACLKMLESRSGRIPLIDQDEETHREIVVSVLTQYRILKFVALNCRETHFLKIPIGDLNIITQQNMQSCQMTTPVIDVIQMLTQGRVSSVPIIDENGYLVNVYEAYDVLGLIKGGIYNDLSLSVGEALMRRSDDFEGVYTCTKNDKLSTIMDNIRKARVHRFFVVDDTGRLVGVLTLSDILKYILLGSK; from the coding sequence ATGAAACCTGCGCAGGACTCTCAAGAAAAGGTTTCTATTGAACAGCAATTGGCTGTAGAGTCAATAAGGAAGTTTCTGAACTCGAAGACTTCTTATGATGTGTTACCTGTTTCCTACCGTCTAATTGTCTTGGATACTTCTTTACtagtgaaaaaatcattgaatGTTCTTCTGCAGAATAGTATTGTCTCTGCGCCACTATGGGACTCTAAGACCTCCAGATTTGCTGGGTTACTGACCACCAGAGATTTCATTAATGTCATCCaatattatttttccaATCCGGATAAGTTTGAATTAGTAGACAAACTACAATTAGATGGATTAAAGGATATAGAGCGGGCTCTCGGAGTTGATCAACTAGATACAGCTTCCATTCATCCATCCAGACCGTTATTTGAAGCGTGTCTCAAGATGTTGGAATCAAGAAGCGGTAGAATACCATTGATTGACCAAGACGAGGAGACTCATAGAGAAATCGTTGTCAGCGTTCTTACCCAATATAGAATCTTGAAGTTTGTTGCTTTGAATTGCAGAGAAACTCATTTCCTTAAGATCCCAATTGGGGACTTAAACATTATCACGCAACAAAATATGCAAAGTTGTCAAATGACAACTCCAGTCATAGACGTGATTCAAATGCTTACCCAAGGCCGTGTTTCTTCTGTTCCCATTATTGACGAAAACGGTTATTTGGTCAACGTATATGAAGCATACGATGTTCTGGGCTTGATCAAAGGAGGCATCTACAACGACTTGTCATTAAGCGTTGGGGAAGCCCTTATGAGAAGAAGTGACGATTTCGAGGGTGTTTATACGTGCACTAAAAACGACAAATTATCTACTATTATGGACAACATTAGAAAAGCAAGGGTACATAGATTCTTTGTTGTCGATGATACCGGACGATTGGTCGGCGTTTTGACGCTAAGTGATATCCTTAAATATATCCTTCTGGGTAGCAAGTAA